CAGAGGACTCTGCCTGAGCAGATTTATCTTTCTGTTTTACAACTTGTGTTTGGGGATCTGCCAGGGCTCCTGCTTCTGCTGTGTGCAGTGGTTGTGTATTGTGTTCTGGACTAAGAATGGAAGTCTCTATGTTCTGACTGCTGACACTCTCCTGGGCCTGGATCAATGGCTCTTTGTAGATAGGTTTTGGTTTGTCCTCCAGTGATAATGAATCCATAGCCACCCTAAATAACCAAATATTATTAACAATCACCATGAAAACCAGACTGGGTTCaggaaacaaaataaattaacttatacaaacaaaattataaacttgCTTCAGCTACTATTTACAAGTTCATTGAGATCTCACTCtttaatatagttttattaatcTAATCTATTAATAATGAAAGCCAGGATTCTAAGCTTACAGCTGAGGTTCAAGGTTCAGAGCTTCATCCTGAGGTACAGAAGGGTTTGGACTCTCCTCGTCACTGGAGAGAGTGATGTCCAAGTCTTTAGTGGGGATAGAAGCTCTGGGTTCAAGTTCTGCATCATCAGGGTCCAAATCATCCTGGAACCCAGCGACCATGGGGTTCCCCTCTTTTCCTTCTCCATCACTACAACAAACAGGTTACAAGTATGGATGCAAATTCaactttattagttttttttttttttttttactgattagcTACACTGACTCGTAGacaaaaatgtttactttcaataaatgctgttcttttgaactttctattaatcaaagaatatcACAGGATCACAATACCACAGTTTCTACAAACAAtattaaacatacatatatatatacccacacacacacacatatacatcaacatacatatacatatatatatatatatatatacatacatatgacACTGAAGTCTACAGTAATagcagctgaaaattcagctttgccatcactggcataaattacattgtataatatattaaaacagttactaatatcattaaaacatttcacaatatcactctttttactcaaataaatgtagttttggtgagaataagagacttctttcaaaaccactGACAATACCAAACTTTTGGACTGTAGTGTATTTCGCTACAACAgcataacacataataaaagttgATAAAGAATGCCTTCTTTTAGTTTGCCCTTGATGTACCTGTCACTATCTGCAGGGCCCGCAGCAGAGGGCTGGATGTTCATAGCCGGTTTTGGGTTAGAAGGGAGACTGTCCTCCAAGAAGCTTTTGTCTAGTCCGTCGTCTGGCACAAAATCATCCACGCTCTGAACTGCAGTCGGAGCTGCTGCAGATACTGGATCTGGCTCTGTGGAAATCCAAGACGTAAGAGGTCACATGATCTGGGACAAAAACaacttacattaaaaatatataaacagtaaCAATTACTATAAGCTCCAAACAATACAAATGgtgatacataaaaaaaatatatatatgattaaggAATGCAAAAGGTCTTGTGATTTTCTATAGATCTACAACACATCCTTATGATGAGCACAAGTCCTAATCCTCTCCATTTTTCACGGCTTTGTGAGTCTCGCTCGGGGAAACTCTTtctgagagagaatgtgtgtgtgtgaatgaattcCTCTCAGCCTCCAAATCTTGTTCAGCAGTTCATAACATAAGGGCAGTCCTTTAACAATGAGTCCCTGAAACACTGAACATTTGAGGAGGAAAGATGTAAAAGCTGTTTTTAGTCCAAAGTAAAAGCTCAATGTTTCTGCTTTTAGAGTTTTCTAATACGGTAAGCACACTGGAAATTTAATACGGCTGTCACGTGGCGTATGTCACAAATACTGTTGGTTGAAGAGCTTACAATCACTAGACCGACATGCAGCTAGAAGCACCATGTTAAAACTCACCCTGGGTGACTGCTGGAGGATCCTGGGTGGGAGCGGAGCCAAAGAGCCTGGAGATGAAGCTGCGTTTCTGGGTTTGAGGAGCAGAGGCAGAAGCTTGAGCTGGAGCAGAGACCGTCGGGCCGGGGTGAGCAGGTGAAGGGGAAGGAGAGGTCGCAGGCGCTTGTGTTGACGagagagggggaggaggaggggaCGGAGAGGGGGATGGAGCCTTCAGGGTGTGGGAGGGAATCTGAGGCTGCTGGGGGGTACAGGGGCTGGAGCTGCTAGTGGAGCATCCGCTCGGAGGAACGACGGGAGACTGCGAGCCTGAAGAGGGGCTCTGTCCGTAAGCAGGGCCGGGAGAGCTGTAACCTTTACTATGAGAGTCTTTCATTTCCAGGAAACTGAAAGTAAGAACAGATACCTACTGTATCATAAAAGTCAGATGGCACTGACTGCAGTTCACAAACCTTAAAATAGGCATTTGAGCATGTTCTCATATTTACAACAATGTCAGTTTTGTGAAGCAttgtacactattgttcaaacgTTTGAGACTGgtaagatttgttttgttttgtttttgaaaggagtctcttatgctcaccaaagctgcatttatttgatcaaaaacagccATATTCTGAAAAATTCTTACactaaaaaatgttttctattttgacgtattttaaaatgtcatttattcatgtgatatcaacacaatttttttagcagtcattagtccagtcttcagtgtaacatgttccttcagaaatcattttattatgctgattaggtgctcaaaaaaaaaaaaaagtctattatcaatgttgagaacagtaaaaatgttgcttaatttttttgtagAAACCCTAACAAGgctttttttaaggattctttaataaaatttattgtaacattaaaattttttgtaatatataacatataaatgtcttcacggtcacttttgattaatgaaactgttaattaaataatttcttaaaacTAATGCATCTTTGTTAAATTTTGTATGTTATTGACCCCACACATTTAAACAACTGTATAGCTGCATTTGCATGGAATGTTGCTGATATTTGAAGATGAATATTCTGAATAAATCTTTGACTGTCCAACAGATGGAATTAAACCACATGAAgtttgtgtgggtttttttttttagttcttacATCTCATAATTCTGGTCTTCTGTCTCCTGCTGAACTGTTAGCTCCTCTAGCATGGCATCGATGTCCAACTGATTAGTCTCCAGCTGCCGTAACAAGGTCTCTCTCTGTGGAAGTTGGCAGAAGAACTTCAAACTAAAGTTTCATTCACTTTCATTCAATGAATGCTGCAACAACTAGAGTATGGGAACAGTAACTAGGATACaggcaaaaattaaaaataaagatttttgtgATTACTGATCTCATTTATGCTGGGCACATGACACAAATTATTGAGCTTAGACAATATTAACAATTAGAAATGACCACCAGCTTTGTCTGGTAGCTGGTTGAGTGAAGAGATATCCTAAACTAGAAAATGAACCTGCTTACCTGAAGCTGCAAGAATGGGATGTTGAAAAATCTGTGCAAATATTTTAAACCGAAACTGTTCTTCATGGAAGATTCTGCATAATGGATGTAAGAGGAGCCAAAAGGTCTACAAGATCATGGAGACATCAAACATCAGCCCACTGACAAGATCTTAAACACATCTCATTAGTGAACACTGTCATTATTTCAAAACTTTAATTCAACAATAACCCCTAACCTGTTAAGGCCAGCAATGAAGTCACGGATGTCATCAGGCAAGATGACTCTGTGTTCTCCCATGTCCCGAAAATTTCCAAGTACGCACACTGGCACATGAGTGGGAACCTTAGGCAACTCCCGCAAAATGTAATTATAAGTCCTATTGGATCATAAAAAGCATAGATTTTTAAAACTAAGGTCTAGCTGAAGTTAGCATGCTTGAGAAGTAGTCTATAGAGATGCTAATTGTCTTTGTTCACCTACCACTGCTTGGTGATGTCAAACATCATGATCACACAATTGCAGTTTTTGTACACGTCTAAAAACTCAGCATCCAAGGCCAGTTCACTCTCCGTCTGCTGAAGGCACAGAGACATTTCCATtttttgtttctgaaagaagtctcttacacTTAAAACACGgccgcatttatttgattaaaaattgcAGTaataacagcaatattgtgaaatatttttacaatttaaaataactgcttactattttaatatatttgaaaaagtaGTTTAGTCACGTGATGGCG
Above is a window of Carassius carassius chromosome 4, fCarCar2.1, whole genome shotgun sequence DNA encoding:
- the LOC132139753 gene encoding rab-like protein 6; the encoded protein is MFSALKKLVGSEPAGPVKDKNIPSGLQSMNQSLQRRFAKGVQYNMKIVIRGDRNTGKSTLWHQLQGKKFQEEYIPTQEIQVTSIHWSYKTTDDVVKVEVWDVVDKGKGKKRCETLKLENEPQEQTESELALDAEFLDVYKNCNCVIMMFDITKQWTYNYILRELPKVPTHVPVCVLGNFRDMGEHRVILPDDIRDFIAGLNRPFGSSYIHYAESSMKNSFGLKYLHRFFNIPFLQLQRETLLRQLETNQLDIDAMLEELTVQQETEDQNYEIFLEMKDSHSKGYSSPGPAYGQSPSSGSQSPVVPPSGCSTSSSSPCTPQQPQIPSHTLKAPSPSPSPPPPPLSSTQAPATSPSPSPAHPGPTVSAPAQASASAPQTQKRSFISRLFGSAPTQDPPAVTQEPDPVSAAAPTAVQSVDDFVPDDGLDKSFLEDSLPSNPKPAMNIQPSAAGPADSDSDGEGKEGNPMVAGFQDDLDPDDAELEPRASIPTKDLDITLSSDEESPNPSVPQDEALNLEPQLVAMDSLSLEDKPKPIYKEPLIQAQESVSSQNIETSILSPEHNTQPLHTAEAGALADPQTQVVKQKDKSAQAESSDTDPDEPVAKQMLSFVMDDPDFESEKKVIQKVDKESFHVRDDIPDLSDDDLTTAKIPEPMKPTVLSFKSKNDCDLFGLGIEERSIKKDSSEEQDEKESKHSKEKKKKKKRSKEDDDKSSKKKHKHKKKERDDAGVTADEKEKRIRKSRIKKTDDLEAFLAGVEDSAKREEGDYEEL